Part of the Archocentrus centrarchus isolate MPI-CPG fArcCen1 chromosome 4, fArcCen1, whole genome shotgun sequence genome is shown below.
cttGAATATGTGAATGCCTGTAAAATGTCAAGCCTGGAGGGGTGGAGATGTTGAATAACTGGGATCACAACATAGAATTCTTcatgcacagtttttgtttgggaaaaaaaaatttagaagTGAACTTATAATTACATAATATGATTATGACCACTCCTAAGTTTTTAATCATTGTGGTATTTAGTAGCATTTGCTTCCATCTgtagtttgtctttgtttccgGCAGAATAGCATGTCACATCTTCAGCCTATGTGAGCCTCGTTAATCTGCTCCAGTGCAGCCCGTTCAGCTGGACTGCATTCCATGAAGGAACAGAGAAGATACAAAGTCAGGCAGAGAAAATCTCATTTCTCACAATGTCTGATTTCACAAGAAACTGGAAGTCCGGGCCTTCCTGTTTCTGAAACAGCACGCATCTCTTATGGGCTTAATTTTCTAGTCAACAGATGCCTTTCagtgataaaaaagaaaaagaaaaagaaagaaagaggttaACAGGAAACTGCAAGGATCCAATATCTTTGTCTGATGATATCTTAGGGGTATTTTTTCTGATGTAATTTCATAAAGTGAAATTAAAACTTTAAGAAGTTAACACTAACCCCAATCTTTGAAAGGATTTTGTCAGCTGAATAACTATTTATCTGCACTTGTCCTTCAtaatcatctctctctctcgcttagGTATGTATTCAGGCACTTAGCAGGACTGAGCTTAAAGTCTGTCCAATAGGTGCAGTGGCTATAAGTCTTAATATTTCCACACTAATATGATGCAGTATGGCTTTAAACATATAACTATAGACTACCGTATGCAAACatctcattcattttaaaaagaaacatcttAGGATCTCTTTCACTTAAAGCAGCCTTCTTTAAACAGACCACAAAACTAAAAGCTATATTATGAGTGAGGAGAACCTGTACTGTAGGGTGGTGCATGTTACTAAAAAGTCCACTTGGTTGCAGGTAGgcaatttaaataatttaatgtaattCAAATCACTAACAGTTTAACAAGTACTTTAACACTGCAGCAAACTTTGTACTCAAATGGTGacaatgaataataaataatacaacatTTAACTTTTTAAGTTAACTATCAGCTCCCTAAGAGTACATTCACACAGTGTGCTTTGGACATCAGTAATCAGGCCTTTTCTCATGGTATAAAAGGAGTTTTAACATCCCATCATGCAATGTGAGACATCCTATTTCTATAAAAATTCCACGCCAAAAACTTTAATACACAAAATCACAACTCATGACATTTCAGCGCTGTAAGGACTCAGGTTAGATTTTCGGCCGGTCGTCGTGCGCTGCTGCGTTAGGCTACACGTCAGCGGCTATAAACGGCAAGTTCAGATTCCACACAAAAAAACGTACATGATTAGGTTTCACGTAATCACAAAACTATATTATTAAtccttatttttattgtaacaaactacttttatttttttggagttTGAAAACAACCTTGAAGATATTAAATGTTGGCACAAAATAAcctctacaaaaaaaaacaaaacagtttttcaaACCCCATATTGGTGCAatctagattaaaaaaaaacaagaaagtgtCCAAGACTGGCTCTTGCAGAGCTAAGTGGCCTTCTGCATGCTTTTACTGAGGATGACTTATCAGTATTGAATCTTCTGTCTGCTATAGATTTGTTGTCTTCCGTAGTGCTGTCATCCCATAATTGGCCAGCTCTTTCGTGACAGCTTATTCTGAATCAGTGGCAGTTAAAAGCTACACctaatttctctctctctttctctcaaacgcacacacacacacgcagtttCTCAAGCGTGACCGTTACATCTTACATCCTCTATCTTTATCTGCATAGGAAACACGTTTGCAAAGAAGGCCAAAGGGCGTCTATTGAATGGTTTGCTTACGCAGCTGTAGAGTCAGACCGAGAATCAGTCAGCCCACTGATTCATTCACTGTCAAATTTACGCACACAAACTCGTTATCccagtgcaaacacacacacacactttgtggtTATTATCGTGAAGGCTGCTTGTGCTTCTTAATCTTACATAGTCCTCAGGTGTGTGATGCTAGGTGCAGGGGTCCTTCCGTGATGGGGCTGAGGGCACGGTTTGATTCTGGATACTGAGGCACGAGGCCTCcgggtgtgtgcttgtgtcaCGCCAGTCGGCCCTTCTTCCTTCTTTGTCATCGGTCCTTCCTCCTGAAGGAGCTCAAACATTCCAGTTACGGGTtttatgtcttttctctctcctcctctgacTGCGCTTTTCATCCATTCGTGGCGTCGGCAGCGAGGCTCTCCAGAAGAGTTCTATAAATGTCCGAGCGGAGGAACCGCGGGTAAGAGTCTCTTTCCATCAGCCCGTAAACGATCTTCTGAGCGTCGTCAAAACAGTGCATGGTGGGAGTCTTGACGTTCCTTTTGATCTGCTCTCGGGTGTGATAGTCGATGTTGATCTGGAATGACACAGACAGGAATGAGAAGATTTGAGCCAAGAGAAAGAGATGCAAGATTCAACATTTGAGCTGGCATTTCTGCTCTTTGAGAGCCTGCCTGTACTCATGTATAAAGATTTCAGTATATAAGGGAAACAGTGCCTGTGTGTGGCTCTAAAGTCTTTTGTGAGTTACCTCTTTAGGCGACTCTGCTTTAATGAACTGCTCATAAATCTTCTTGGCTCTTGAAGACATTCGGAATGAAGACTTGATCTTCTTGTAGTCCTCACACGTGAGCCAGAACTCGATGTTCTCGTCGCTGTATTCGGATTTGAGAAAGTTGCGAAAAGTAGCCAGTCCATCTGAGAGGAAGCGACGAAAAGCAACCccattttcagcttttatttaaaaaccaaTTACTCCATCCAAACTCTCATTCTCACAAACATAATATTGTTCTAGCAGCATTCTCACTCTCAGGGGAAAAGAAACCTACATTTAGACTCGAGAAGCCTTTCCAGTGACTGTGACCATTGTTGGGTATCTTCTAAACTTAGCCTGCTGGGAGAGAATGCAAGTTGGATTACTTAACAGAATCAAATTTGAGTAAAGTGAAGCTGTAAAGGCTGCAAGTCACACAGAAGCACACTAATCAAGAAAGCATAGCAGATGGGCTTATCGTATTCATACAAAAATGCAGAACCCTGGGATCTGCCGGCGTGATGTGTGCGCTATGCCAAAGCAAACATGGTGTCTCAGGATCATTTGAATCCTTTCATGATGCCATAGATGGAAATGATAGCTGCAGGCTGGctattttaaaactgaaatgtaTGCAAAACACTCCATAAGTCTCCTTACCTCTCAGAGCTGGAGGAGTGTGAGAACATGCACTGGAGCCGGCACATAAAGTTCTTTCCACTGTGTAGGGAATAagaaatatatgaatatatccCTGCTGTGTTTACTTCTCTTAGATTAGCTTCCAGTGAATCTGTCAAAGCATGTTAGG
Proteins encoded:
- the LOC115779368 gene encoding regulator of G-protein signaling 21-like, translated to MYPINPRPSATGSLGIKSCIAGGTLLSVSQPQHDQDREPESGLNKTMPSLIVEPPNTQCFIMDRDDRKRNKNIGKNFMCRLQCMFSHSSSSESRLSLEDTQQWSQSLERLLESKYGLATFRNFLKSEYSDENIEFWLTCEDYKKIKSSFRMSSRAKKIYEQFIKAESPKEINIDYHTREQIKRNVKTPTMHCFDDAQKIVYGLMERDSYPRFLRSDIYRTLLESLAADATNG